From the genome of Parazoarcus communis, one region includes:
- a CDS encoding Lon protease family protein produces the protein MADIAPLSAAQLRACCSPDQFSFETTATLDDHPGDLGQARAMEALQFGLSMGHTDYHVFVLGEAGSGKHATTFRLLRERAATEPVPPDLCYLHNFDEPLHPRLLTLPAGRGTALRAEMQTFIRDLGPAIEGALGSDPHTERIEALQAAHKSREDTALRELGQQCNAEGISLLQTPDGFVFAPSAEEGVMAPEVFDALPDSEREAIESRVAEWSDRLEDLLNEFPGWRKSLREALVRAENEALTPAVSHLMRDMRARHADLPEVLAFFDAVVKDVLDYAVDGIVLDEDDDDADTDDSGRFSRYQVKLLVDHSASTGAPIVFENNPGYGNLIGRVEHVVQQGAQVSHFNLIRAGALHRANGGYLVVDAERLLTQPFAWEGLKRTLRSSEIRIEPPAEAQGWSGSLTLEPQAVPCGLKVVMIGDRDLYYTLMEHDPDFAELFKVAADFDDDLPRSPENEQQYARLLAMLARSAKLLPLHRSAVARLVEEGARIAEDAARLSLQTRLLADLMREADHFARLAQCERVERGHIEAALAARARRSNRYPTRVREAMLDGTTLIATSGTRAGQINGLVVIELAGERFGHPMRISATVRLGEGDVVDIEREAELGGAIHSKGVLILSAFLAARYARHQPLSLSASLVFEQSYAPVEGDSASLAELCALLSSLTQLPIEQRLAITGSVNQFGEVQVIGGVNEKIEGFFDLCSARGLDGTQGVVIPAVSVRHLMLREDVVEAAREGRFHIYPVSTVDEAMEVLTGVPAGEPDSKGVMPRGSLNHKVASVLADMTAARHAYADGDGDGRRRRRGTH, from the coding sequence GCCTCCTGCGCGAGCGCGCGGCGACGGAGCCTGTGCCACCGGATCTGTGCTACCTCCACAATTTTGACGAACCGCTCCACCCGCGCCTGTTGACCTTGCCCGCCGGGCGGGGCACGGCCCTAAGGGCGGAGATGCAGACCTTCATCCGCGACCTGGGTCCCGCGATCGAGGGCGCGCTTGGCAGCGACCCTCATACCGAGCGTATCGAGGCCTTGCAGGCAGCGCACAAGAGCCGCGAGGACACGGCCTTACGCGAGCTTGGGCAACAGTGCAACGCGGAAGGTATCTCGCTGCTGCAGACACCGGACGGTTTCGTGTTTGCGCCCTCGGCCGAAGAGGGGGTGATGGCCCCCGAAGTGTTCGACGCCTTGCCCGATAGCGAACGCGAGGCCATCGAGTCGCGCGTCGCTGAATGGAGCGACCGACTCGAGGATCTGCTCAATGAATTCCCCGGCTGGCGCAAGAGCCTGCGCGAGGCGCTGGTCCGGGCGGAAAACGAAGCCCTGACGCCTGCAGTATCGCACCTGATGCGCGACATGCGGGCGCGTCATGCCGACTTGCCGGAGGTGCTCGCCTTCTTCGATGCAGTGGTCAAGGATGTGCTCGACTACGCGGTGGATGGCATCGTCCTCGATGAGGACGACGATGACGCGGATACGGACGACAGCGGTCGCTTCAGCCGCTACCAGGTCAAGCTGCTGGTCGATCACTCCGCATCGACGGGTGCGCCGATCGTGTTCGAGAACAATCCGGGCTATGGAAACCTGATCGGCCGCGTCGAACACGTCGTGCAGCAAGGGGCGCAGGTCAGTCACTTCAATCTGATCCGGGCTGGTGCGCTGCACCGTGCGAACGGCGGCTATCTCGTCGTGGACGCCGAACGTCTGCTGACCCAGCCCTTTGCGTGGGAAGGACTCAAGCGCACCCTGCGCTCGAGCGAGATCCGCATCGAGCCACCTGCCGAGGCGCAGGGCTGGAGTGGATCGCTTACGCTCGAACCACAAGCCGTACCGTGTGGGCTGAAAGTGGTGATGATCGGCGACCGCGATCTGTACTACACCCTGATGGAGCACGACCCCGACTTCGCTGAGCTGTTCAAGGTTGCTGCGGACTTTGACGACGACCTGCCGCGCTCGCCGGAAAACGAGCAACAGTACGCCCGGCTTCTGGCGATGCTCGCGCGCAGTGCCAAGCTCTTGCCGCTGCATCGCAGTGCCGTTGCGCGCCTGGTGGAGGAGGGGGCCCGCATTGCCGAAGATGCGGCGCGGCTGTCCCTGCAGACCCGCCTTCTCGCCGACCTGATGCGCGAGGCGGATCACTTTGCCCGACTCGCTCAATGCGAGCGCGTCGAGCGCGGGCATATCGAGGCTGCGCTTGCAGCCCGGGCACGGCGAAGCAACCGCTATCCGACGCGCGTCAGGGAGGCCATGCTTGATGGCACCACACTGATTGCCACAAGCGGCACCCGGGCAGGCCAGATCAACGGTCTCGTGGTGATCGAACTCGCCGGCGAGCGTTTCGGACATCCGATGAGAATCTCGGCAACGGTTCGGCTCGGTGAAGGTGATGTGGTCGATATCGAACGCGAAGCCGAACTGGGGGGTGCCATCCACTCCAAGGGCGTGCTGATCCTTTCGGCCTTCCTCGCGGCCCGCTATGCGCGCCATCAGCCGCTGTCGCTGTCTGCCAGCCTGGTGTTCGAGCAGTCGTATGCGCCGGTCGAGGGCGATTCCGCTTCCCTGGCCGAGTTGTGCGCCCTGCTGTCATCGCTTACCCAGTTGCCGATCGAGCAGCGCCTTGCGATCACCGGCTCGGTGAACCAGTTCGGTGAGGTCCAGGTGATCGGTGGCGTGAATGAAAAGATCGAAGGCTTCTTCGATCTGTGCTCCGCGCGAGGGCTTGATGGCACTCAGGGCGTGGTGATTCCAGCGGTCAGCGTGCGTCATCTGATGCTTCGCGAGGACGTGGTCGAGGCTGCCCGTGAGGGCCGTTTCCACATCTACCCCGTAAGCACGGTCGACGAAGCAATGGAAGTGCTCACCGGCGTTCCAGCAGGCGAGCCGGATTCCAAGGGCGTGATGCCGCGCGGTTCGCTCAATCACAAGGTTGCCAGCGTGCTTGCGGACATGACGGCAGCCCGCCATGCCTACGCCGATGGTGATGGCGACGGACGCCGCCGGCGCCGCGGCACGCACTGA
- a CDS encoding haloacid dehalogenase type II, protein MDKDLPVSIIVFDVNETLLDITTLEPLFERVFGDAFVLREWFAQLILYSQTMTLSGLYTPFGALAVGSLSMVAATRGVTLADADISELKTRMNEMPAHPDVAPALTRLRDAGFRMVTLTNSASASSPTALERAGIAPFFERSFSVESVRKFKPAPETYQLVASELGADTSALCLVACHLWDTIGAQAAGWRGALITRPHNAILPAAEVPAPDLIASELTELADQIVLRWKPA, encoded by the coding sequence ATGGACAAGGACTTGCCGGTTTCGATCATCGTATTCGACGTAAACGAGACCCTTCTCGACATCACGACGCTCGAGCCCCTTTTCGAACGTGTCTTTGGTGACGCGTTCGTTCTGCGGGAGTGGTTTGCGCAACTGATCCTGTACTCACAGACGATGACGCTCTCGGGGCTCTACACCCCCTTCGGGGCGCTCGCAGTGGGCAGCCTGAGCATGGTGGCGGCCACCCGTGGCGTGACGCTTGCCGACGCCGACATCAGCGAGCTCAAGACGAGAATGAATGAGATGCCGGCCCATCCGGACGTCGCGCCTGCGCTCACGCGGCTGCGCGATGCGGGCTTCCGGATGGTAACGCTGACGAACTCGGCAAGCGCATCGTCGCCCACGGCGCTTGAGCGCGCTGGGATTGCGCCATTCTTCGAGCGTTCGTTCAGCGTCGAGTCGGTCAGAAAGTTCAAGCCGGCCCCGGAAACCTACCAGCTGGTCGCGTCGGAGCTGGGTGCGGACACATCGGCGCTGTGCCTTGTTGCCTGTCACCTGTGGGATACGATTGGCGCACAGGCCGCCGGTTGGCGCGGGGCACTCATTACGCGTCCGCATAATGCAATCCTGCCCGCAGCAGAGGTTCCGGCGCCTGATCTTATTGCGTCTGAGCTGACTGAACTCGCAGATCAGATTGTTCTGCGCTGGAAGCCCGCCTGA
- a CDS encoding amino acid aminotransferase has product MSASIFAAVEMAPRDPILGLNEAFNADTRAEKVNLGVGVYYDDNGKIPLLGAVRAAEKTRLEAMPPRGYQPIEGAATYNTAVQNLLLGKDSQLIANGQVVTIEALGGTGALKVGADYLKRLQPGATVYISDPSWENHRALFESAGFPVETYPYYDAATRGVNFEGMKAKLNSLPAGSIIILHACCHNPTGADLSDAQWNDVVDACRSRGLIPFLDMAYQGFADGIEADAVAVRAFSASGLQFFVSSSFSKSFSLYGERVGALSIITAAKEESARVLSQVKRVIRTNYSNPPIHGGAVVAAVLNSPELRQQWEDELAGMRDRIRDMRTSLVEQLKAAGVAQDFSFVIKQRGMFSYTGLTAAQVEQLKTDFGIYAVSTGRICLAALNTKNIGYVAKAIAAVVK; this is encoded by the coding sequence ATGTCTGCATCGATCTTCGCCGCCGTCGAAATGGCACCCCGCGACCCGATCCTCGGTCTCAACGAGGCCTTCAATGCCGATACGCGTGCTGAGAAGGTAAACCTCGGCGTCGGCGTGTATTACGACGACAACGGCAAGATTCCGCTGCTGGGTGCCGTTCGCGCGGCCGAAAAAACCCGCCTGGAAGCGATGCCGCCGCGCGGCTATCAGCCCATCGAAGGCGCAGCCACCTACAACACTGCAGTTCAGAACCTGCTGCTCGGCAAGGACTCGCAGCTCATCGCCAACGGCCAGGTCGTGACCATCGAGGCTCTTGGCGGCACGGGCGCGCTCAAGGTCGGCGCCGACTACCTGAAGCGTCTGCAGCCGGGTGCAACGGTGTACATTTCGGACCCGAGCTGGGAAAACCACCGCGCCCTGTTCGAATCCGCCGGCTTCCCGGTCGAAACCTATCCGTACTACGACGCAGCCACCCGCGGCGTGAATTTCGAAGGCATGAAGGCCAAGCTCAACAGCCTGCCCGCCGGTTCGATCATCATCCTCCACGCCTGCTGCCACAACCCGACCGGCGCCGATCTCTCCGACGCCCAGTGGAACGATGTGGTTGACGCCTGCCGCAGCCGCGGACTGATCCCCTTCCTCGACATGGCCTACCAGGGCTTTGCCGACGGCATCGAAGCCGACGCCGTCGCTGTGCGCGCCTTCTCCGCCAGCGGGCTGCAGTTCTTTGTCTCCAGCTCCTTCTCCAAGAGCTTCTCGCTCTACGGCGAGCGTGTGGGCGCACTGTCGATCATCACCGCCGCCAAGGAAGAAAGCGCACGCGTGCTGTCCCAGGTCAAGCGCGTCATCCGCACCAACTACTCCAACCCGCCGATCCATGGTGGCGCCGTGGTTGCAGCGGTGCTCAACTCCCCCGAGCTGCGTCAGCAGTGGGAAGATGAACTGGCCGGCATGCGTGACCGCATCCGCGACATGCGTACCAGCCTGGTCGAACAGCTCAAGGCTGCTGGTGTGGCACAGGACTTCTCCTTTGTCATCAAGCAGCGCGGCATGTTCTCCTACACCGGGCTGACTGCTGCACAGGTCGAGCAACTCAAGACCGACTTCGGCATCTACGCCGTGTCGACCGGTCGTATCTGCCTGGCCGCACTGAACACGAAGAACATCGGTTACGTCGCCAAGGCCATCGCCGCAGTCGTGAAGTAA
- the uvrB gene encoding excinuclease ABC subunit UvrB: MQSSDGSASASTTDVVTFEGSPFRLHRPFPPAGDQPLAIAKLVEGVEDGLMYQTLLGVTGSGKTYTMANVIAQMGRPALVLAPNKTLAAQLYAEFREFLPENAVEYFVSYYDYYQPEAYVPSRDLFIEKDSSINEHIEQMRLSATKSLMERRDVVIVATVSCIYGIGDPVDYHAMILHLREGEKVGQRDLIQRLVAMQYTRSDIDFRRGTFRVRGDVIDVFPSENAELAIRIELFDDEVEHLTLFDPLTGHLKQKLGRFTVYPSSHYVTPRETVLKAIEAIKDELKLRVEQFYGENQLVEAQRIEQRTRFDLEMLNEMGFCKGIENYSRHLSGRSPGEPPPTLIDYLPQDALMFIDESHVSIGQVGGMYKGDRSRKENLVNYGFRLPSALDNRPLKFDEFERLMPQTIFVSATPAAYEAEHQGQVVEQVVRPTGLIDPVVEVRPATTQVDDLLSQIKARVAVGERVLVTVLTKRMAEDLTDYLNENSVRVRYLHSDIDTVERVEIIRDLRLGEFDVLVGINLLREGLDIPEVSLVTILDADKEGFLRSERSLIQTIGRAARHINGTAILYADRVTRSMQLAIDETERRRTKQIAFNEANGIVPKTVTKRIKDIIDGVYSVDDEKRASVAAEARADYALMDEKALARTIKKLEKEMQEHARNLEFEKAAAARDELFRLRERAFGADQHGNT; the protein is encoded by the coding sequence ATGCAGAGTTCAGACGGTAGCGCCTCAGCGAGCACAACAGACGTTGTCACCTTCGAAGGCAGTCCGTTTCGTCTGCACCGGCCTTTTCCGCCCGCAGGCGATCAGCCGCTCGCGATCGCAAAACTGGTCGAGGGGGTCGAGGACGGGTTGATGTATCAGACCCTGCTCGGGGTGACTGGCTCCGGCAAGACCTACACCATGGCCAACGTCATCGCACAGATGGGGCGCCCGGCACTGGTGCTTGCGCCCAACAAGACGCTTGCTGCGCAGCTCTACGCGGAGTTTCGCGAGTTTCTTCCCGAGAACGCGGTGGAGTATTTCGTCAGCTACTACGATTACTACCAGCCCGAAGCCTATGTGCCGTCCCGAGACCTGTTCATCGAGAAGGATTCGTCGATCAACGAGCACATCGAACAGATGCGTCTGTCGGCCACGAAAAGCCTGATGGAAAGACGCGATGTGGTTATCGTGGCCACCGTGTCCTGCATCTACGGTATCGGCGACCCGGTCGACTATCACGCGATGATCCTGCACCTGCGCGAGGGCGAGAAGGTCGGTCAGCGTGACCTGATTCAGCGGCTGGTGGCCATGCAGTACACGCGCTCCGATATCGATTTCCGTCGTGGCACCTTTCGCGTGCGGGGTGATGTGATCGACGTGTTCCCGTCCGAGAACGCCGAGTTGGCAATCCGCATCGAACTGTTCGACGACGAGGTCGAGCATCTGACCCTGTTTGATCCCCTTACAGGGCACCTGAAGCAGAAGCTCGGGCGTTTTACCGTCTACCCCTCGAGCCACTATGTCACGCCGCGCGAAACGGTGCTGAAGGCGATCGAAGCCATCAAGGACGAGCTCAAGCTTCGCGTCGAGCAGTTCTATGGCGAGAATCAGCTGGTCGAAGCGCAGCGCATTGAGCAGCGCACACGTTTCGATCTGGAGATGCTGAACGAAATGGGCTTCTGCAAGGGCATCGAGAACTATTCGCGCCACCTTTCCGGACGCAGCCCGGGCGAGCCGCCGCCGACCCTGATCGACTACCTGCCGCAGGACGCACTGATGTTCATCGACGAGTCGCATGTGTCGATCGGACAGGTGGGGGGCATGTACAAGGGCGATCGCTCGCGCAAGGAAAATCTGGTCAATTACGGCTTCAGGCTGCCGTCGGCGCTGGATAACCGTCCGCTCAAGTTCGATGAGTTCGAACGTCTGATGCCGCAGACGATTTTCGTCTCAGCCACGCCTGCCGCGTACGAAGCGGAACACCAGGGGCAGGTGGTGGAGCAGGTCGTGCGACCAACCGGCCTCATCGACCCCGTGGTCGAGGTTCGTCCGGCCACCACCCAGGTCGACGACCTGCTCAGTCAGATCAAGGCCCGCGTCGCCGTGGGTGAGCGGGTGCTGGTGACCGTGCTGACCAAACGCATGGCCGAGGATCTCACCGACTACCTCAACGAGAACAGCGTCCGCGTGCGATATCTGCACTCGGATATCGATACCGTCGAGCGGGTCGAGATCATTCGCGATCTGCGCCTGGGCGAGTTTGACGTGCTGGTGGGGATCAACCTTCTGCGTGAAGGCTTGGACATTCCCGAGGTGTCGCTCGTGACCATCCTCGACGCGGACAAGGAGGGCTTCCTCCGCTCCGAGCGTTCCCTGATCCAGACCATAGGTCGCGCTGCCCGTCATATCAATGGCACGGCCATCCTCTACGCCGACCGGGTCACACGTTCGATGCAGCTTGCGATCGATGAAACAGAGCGCCGGCGGACGAAGCAGATTGCCTTCAACGAGGCAAATGGTATCGTTCCCAAAACCGTCACCAAGCGGATCAAGGACATCATCGACGGGGTCTATTCCGTGGACGATGAGAAAAGAGCTTCGGTTGCAGCCGAAGCGCGGGCTGACTATGCGCTGATGGACGAAAAGGCGCTGGCCCGGACAATCAAGAAGCTGGAGAAAGAGATGCAGGAGCACGCTCGCAACCTGGAGTTCGAGAAGGCGGCTGCGGCTCGGGATGAACTGTTCCGCTTGAGGGAGCGGGCGTTTGGTGCTGATCAGCACGGAAACACCTAA